Genomic DNA from Streptomyces sp. GS7:
GAGCCGTTGATGATCGTCGGGTCCTGGCGCTCGGCCGGGGTCATCGACTTGATGATCGCGGCCGTGCGGTCGACCTCGCGCTCGTCGAGGTTGTTGATCTGGTCCTTCATCTGCGCCATACCGGGCAGCATGCCGAGGAGCTTGGAGATGGAGCCCATCTTGCGGACCTGCTCCATCTGGGCCAGGAAGTCGTCCAGCGTGAATTCCTTGGGGCCCTTCGCCAGCTTGGCCGCCATCTTCTCGGCCTCTTGCTGGCTGAAGGTCTGCTCGGCCTTCTCGATGAGCGACAGCATGTCGCCCATGCCGAGGATGCGGGACGCCATGCGGTCCGGGTGGAACGCGTCGAAGTCGTCCAGCTTCTCGCCGTTGGAGGCGAACATGATCTGCTTGCCGGTGACGTGCGCGATGGAGAGCGCGGCACCACCGCGGGCGTCGCCGTCCAGCTTGGAGAGCACCACGCCGTCGAAGCCGACGCCGTCGCGGAACGCCTCGGCGGTGTTGACCGCGTCCTGGCCGATCATCGCGTCGACGACGAACAGGACCTCGTCGGGGCTGACCGCGTCGCGGATGTCGGCGGCCTGCTGCATCATCTCGGCGTCGATACCGAGGCGGCCGGCGGTGTCGACGATCACGACGTCGTACTGCTTGGTGCGCGCGTGCTCGATGGAGTCCTTGGCGACCTGGACGGGGTCGCCGACGCCGTTGCCCGGCTGGGGGCCGTAGAAGGCGACGCCGGCGCGCTCGGCGACGACCTGGAGCTGGTTGACGGCGTTGGGGCGCTGGAGGTCGCAGGCGACCAGCAGCGGGGCGTGGCCCTGCGACTTGAGCCAGCGGCCGAGCTTTCCGGCCAGGGTCGTCTTACCGGCACCCTGGAGACCCGCCAGCATGATGACCGTCGGCGCCGTCTTGGCGAACCGCAGCCGGCGGGTCTCGCCGCCGAGGATGCCGATGAGCTCCTCGTTGACGATCTTGATGACCTGCTGGGCCGGGTTCAGCGCCTGCGAGACCTCGACACCGGAGGCGCGTTCCTTGACGTGCTTGATGAAGGCGCGGACGGCGGGGAGGGCGACATCGGCCTCGAGAAGGGCGATACGGATCTCGCGCGCCGTGGCGTCGATGTCCGCCTCGCTCAGGCGGCCCTTGCCCCGGAGGTTTTTGAAAGTACTCGCCAAGCGGTCGGAAAGCGTATCGAACACGGCGGTCGTCGATCCTCGGGGTCGGGGGCGGGGTGCAGTCGGCT
This window encodes:
- the ffh gene encoding signal recognition particle protein, whose amino-acid sequence is MFDTLSDRLASTFKNLRGKGRLSEADIDATAREIRIALLEADVALPAVRAFIKHVKERASGVEVSQALNPAQQVIKIVNEELIGILGGETRRLRFAKTAPTVIMLAGLQGAGKTTLAGKLGRWLKSQGHAPLLVACDLQRPNAVNQLQVVAERAGVAFYGPQPGNGVGDPVQVAKDSIEHARTKQYDVVIVDTAGRLGIDAEMMQQAADIRDAVSPDEVLFVVDAMIGQDAVNTAEAFRDGVGFDGVVLSKLDGDARGGAALSIAHVTGKQIMFASNGEKLDDFDAFHPDRMASRILGMGDMLSLIEKAEQTFSQQEAEKMAAKLAKGPKEFTLDDFLAQMEQVRKMGSISKLLGMLPGMAQMKDQINNLDEREVDRTAAIIKSMTPAERQDPTIINGSRRARIARGSGVDVSTVKNLVERFFDARKMMSRMAQGGGMPGMPGMPGMPGMGGGAARKKKQLKQAKGKRKSGNPMKRKADEEAAAARREAAAAGNPLGLPQGAGQDPQNFELPEEFKKFMG